In a genomic window of Hyphomonas sp.:
- a CDS encoding TrbI/VirB10 family protein — MSEDREPREDKRIAASLRLRVDPPRVMRLSRRTLTVLGAASGLGLGAILIVALQDRKPADGPTELYSTERIQAAEGLSRLPTDYTRIPRLGPPLPGELGRPILSAQQRGQPVPAVVTAPAVDPDEQRRLQELEAARLSRLFAEAKTSTSGPQQNSTAVSPTPSGAGSFFPASATGVTPDATDRQEAFLDEPVERRTTAADRLVDPPSPYVVQAGAVVPAALVTGLRSDLPGQITAQVTSNVYDSPTGRFLLIPQGARLIGEYDSRVAFGQSRVLLAWTRLILPNGRSIVLERQPGADEAGYAGLEDGVNNHWGRLFMAAGLATVLNIGVELGADDDDDIARAIREGTQDTIGRAGDEIVRRQISIPPTLTIRPGFPVRVMVTRDLILEPYRN; from the coding sequence ATGAGCGAGGATAGAGAACCCCGTGAGGACAAAAGGATCGCCGCCTCCTTGCGGCTGCGCGTCGATCCGCCAAGGGTCATGCGGCTATCGCGTCGCACGCTGACGGTTCTTGGCGCGGCCAGCGGACTCGGTCTCGGCGCCATCCTGATTGTGGCTCTGCAAGATCGCAAACCGGCCGATGGACCGACGGAGCTCTATTCGACCGAGCGCATCCAGGCAGCCGAAGGTCTGTCGCGCCTTCCGACCGACTATACACGCATACCTCGACTTGGACCGCCACTGCCCGGTGAGCTCGGGCGGCCGATCCTGTCAGCTCAACAACGCGGTCAGCCTGTGCCGGCGGTCGTCACTGCGCCTGCCGTCGATCCTGACGAACAGCGCCGGTTGCAAGAATTGGAGGCCGCCCGGCTCAGTCGCCTTTTCGCCGAAGCCAAGACCTCCACCAGCGGACCCCAGCAAAATTCGACCGCAGTTTCTCCGACACCATCCGGCGCCGGATCATTCTTTCCCGCGAGTGCAACCGGCGTCACGCCAGACGCCACGGACAGACAGGAAGCCTTCCTCGACGAACCCGTTGAGCGCCGAACGACCGCCGCGGATCGACTCGTCGACCCTCCAAGCCCTTATGTCGTGCAAGCCGGAGCGGTCGTTCCGGCGGCCCTCGTGACCGGCCTGCGATCCGATCTTCCCGGCCAGATCACCGCGCAGGTGACGTCCAATGTCTATGACAGCCCGACCGGACGGTTCCTGCTGATCCCCCAAGGGGCGCGCCTCATCGGTGAATACGACAGCCGCGTCGCTTTCGGGCAAAGCCGCGTGCTGCTGGCCTGGACACGGTTGATCCTGCCCAATGGGCGCTCCATCGTTCTCGAACGCCAGCCCGGCGCCGACGAAGCGGGCTATGCCGGGCTGGAAGACGGCGTCAACAACCACTGGGGTCGGCTATTCATGGCGGCTGGGCTCGCCACCGTCCTGAACATCGGTGTGGAACTGGGCGCCGATGACGACGACGACATCGCCCGTGCCATTCGTGAGGGAACCCAGGACACAATCGGGCGCGCCGGGGACGAGATCGTCCGCCGTCAGATTTCCATCCCGCCGACCTTGACGATTCGCCCCGGTTTTCCGGTCCGCGTCATGGTCACGCGCGACCTCATCCTCGAACCCTATCGGAATTGA
- the trbL gene encoding P-type conjugative transfer protein TrbL: MGGVGVIDRFLQVFTSYIDSGFGLLGGDVAFLATTLIVIDVTLAALFWAWGADDDILARLIKKTLFVGVFAYIIGNWNALARIVFESFAGLGLIASGGSLSPGELLQPGRIAEIGLDAGRPILTSISDLMGFVSFFENFLQIIILLFAWLVVLLSFFILAIQLFVTLIEFKLATLAGFILVPFGLFNKTAFMAERVLGLVISSGVKVLVLAVIVGIGSTIFGEFTAGFTGEPTIEDAMAIVLAALSMLALGIFGPGIANGIVSGGPQFGAGAAVGAGLAAGGLAVGGVAGARMAVGAAGAGARGAAAVAGGASTAYSMGNAAAGGGASGVAAGLASVGKAGVGAATNPLRRSMSESYRSGARAAFEATGGKFSNSPEPATSTNDGPPAWARRMKQQQTLHHGAAVAAHAVRSGDHGGGGTAVSLSEKS, from the coding sequence ATGGGCGGCGTTGGCGTCATTGACCGCTTCCTGCAGGTCTTCACCTCCTACATCGACAGCGGCTTTGGCCTGCTCGGCGGCGACGTCGCCTTCCTGGCAACGACCCTGATCGTCATCGACGTGACGCTCGCCGCGCTCTTCTGGGCCTGGGGCGCCGACGACGACATTCTCGCCCGGCTCATCAAGAAAACGCTCTTCGTCGGCGTCTTCGCCTACATCATCGGCAACTGGAACGCGCTCGCCCGCATCGTTTTCGAAAGCTTCGCCGGTCTCGGCCTCATCGCTTCCGGCGGCAGTCTCAGCCCCGGCGAGCTGCTTCAGCCCGGCCGCATCGCGGAGATCGGCCTTGATGCGGGCCGTCCGATTCTCACATCGATTTCCGATCTGATGGGCTTTGTCTCTTTCTTCGAGAATTTCCTCCAGATCATCATCCTGCTGTTCGCCTGGCTGGTCGTTCTCCTGTCCTTCTTCATCCTTGCGATTCAGCTCTTCGTCACGCTGATCGAGTTCAAGCTCGCCACGCTGGCCGGCTTCATCCTCGTGCCCTTCGGCCTCTTCAACAAAACCGCCTTCATGGCCGAGCGGGTGCTCGGGCTGGTGATCTCGTCCGGCGTCAAGGTGCTGGTGCTCGCCGTGATCGTCGGCATCGGCTCGACCATCTTTGGCGAGTTCACCGCTGGGTTCACGGGCGAGCCGACCATAGAAGACGCCATGGCCATCGTTCTGGCCGCGCTTTCAATGCTGGCGCTCGGCATCTTCGGTCCGGGCATCGCCAACGGCATCGTCTCGGGCGGACCGCAATTCGGCGCAGGCGCTGCGGTTGGCGCAGGCCTCGCCGCCGGCGGGCTCGCTGTCGGCGGGGTCGCCGGCGCCCGGATGGCCGTGGGAGCGGCCGGCGCAGGAGCGCGCGGCGCGGCGGCAGTCGCTGGCGGCGCCTCGACCGCCTACAGCATGGGAAACGCCGCTGCTGGCGGCGGCGCATCAGGTGTCGCCGCGGGTCTCGCCAGCGTCGGAAAAGCCGGCGTCGGCGCAGCGACGAACCCGCTTCGCCGTTCAATGAGCGAAAGCTACCGCTCCGGCGCGCGCGCCGCCTTCGAAGCGACCGGCGGCAAGTTCAGCAATAGCCCCGAGCCCGCCACGTCGACGAACGACGGACCGCCGGCCTGGGCGCGCCGCATGAAACAACAGCAAACCCTTCACCACGGCGCCGCCGTCGCAGCTCATGCCGTTCGCTCCGGCGACCATGGCGGCGGCGGGACCGCTGTCAGCCTTTCGGAGAAATCATGA
- a CDS encoding DUF2274 domain-containing protein produces the protein MSKLKLGAIPDNKPVKLSIELPADVHRDLVAYADVLACETGQKNEAGKLIAPMLARFMATDRGFAKLRKERRQPPSHEPAPNSKNA, from the coding sequence ATGAGCAAACTAAAACTGGGCGCTATCCCAGACAACAAACCTGTCAAGCTGAGCATTGAATTGCCAGCAGACGTGCATCGCGATCTTGTCGCCTATGCTGATGTGCTGGCCTGCGAGACTGGGCAGAAGAACGAAGCCGGAAAGCTTATCGCGCCTATGTTGGCGCGGTTCATGGCCACGGATCGCGGTTTTGCGAAACTTCGGAAAGAGAGGAGGCAGCCCCCTTCGCATGAACCCGCGCCAAACTCAAAAAACGCCTGA
- the trbK-alt gene encoding putative entry exclusion protein TrbK-alt, protein MRSSPDQIIRLVAIALGGLAALFAAVELANTVTSETPARSSASDDPLQAELSRCRTVTPEELETDTTCRAAWAEQRRRFLGLPGDDPEKE, encoded by the coding sequence GTGCGCAGCTCTCCCGACCAAATCATCAGGCTCGTCGCTATCGCCCTGGGCGGGCTCGCTGCGCTCTTCGCCGCGGTTGAACTGGCGAACACGGTCACTTCGGAAACGCCGGCGAGATCGTCGGCGAGCGACGATCCTTTGCAGGCGGAACTTTCTCGCTGCCGGACGGTGACGCCGGAAGAGCTGGAAACCGACACGACGTGTCGCGCCGCCTGGGCAGAGCAACGCCGCCGGTTTCTCGGGCTTCCTGGCGACGATCCCGAGAAGGAGTAG
- the trbG gene encoding P-type conjugative transfer protein TrbG, translating to MIKTLRLNKASMTVLLAATALSGCSTFKPPEIAYDTPPIEATLLPEPERPVRIVERTSPLPLPGQLKPINGGDRAPESADPAERVNEANAAARMEPVRDGFINAVQLYPYNEGALYQVYASPGQITDIALQPGESLVGSGPIAAGDTARWIIGDTQSGAGDSQRIHILVKPTRPDLQTNLVINTDRRTYHLELRANPSAYMASVSWTYAEDALIALRRRNAEAEAAFPIGRDVALDSLRFRYRIEGDRAPWRPLRAFDDGRQVFIEFPRGIGQGEMPPLFVIGPEGEGQLVNYRIARNYMIVDRLFAAAELRLGDRQKRVRIVRTDGVSRNAPTASRPRAVGPRK from the coding sequence ATGATAAAAACACTTCGCCTGAACAAAGCCTCCATGACGGTGCTTCTCGCCGCGACCGCGCTCTCGGGATGCTCGACATTCAAGCCGCCTGAGATCGCTTACGACACCCCTCCGATCGAAGCGACGCTTCTTCCTGAACCGGAGCGTCCGGTACGGATCGTCGAGCGCACCAGTCCCTTGCCGCTGCCCGGTCAACTCAAGCCGATCAATGGGGGAGACCGGGCGCCGGAATCTGCCGATCCCGCCGAACGGGTGAACGAAGCGAACGCCGCCGCCCGGATGGAGCCGGTACGCGACGGCTTCATCAACGCCGTACAACTCTATCCCTATAACGAGGGTGCGCTCTATCAGGTTTACGCATCGCCGGGGCAGATCACCGATATCGCCCTGCAGCCCGGAGAGAGCCTAGTTGGCTCCGGGCCGATCGCGGCCGGCGACACGGCGCGCTGGATCATCGGCGACACCCAGAGCGGTGCAGGCGACAGCCAGCGGATCCACATCCTGGTCAAACCGACGCGACCGGATCTTCAGACCAACCTCGTCATCAATACGGATCGGCGGACCTATCATCTCGAACTGAGAGCGAACCCGTCCGCCTACATGGCGTCCGTCTCCTGGACCTATGCCGAAGACGCCTTGATCGCGCTCAGGCGGCGCAACGCCGAGGCGGAAGCAGCCTTCCCGATCGGACGCGACGTGGCGCTCGACTCCTTGCGCTTCCGCTACCGGATCGAGGGCGACCGCGCGCCCTGGCGGCCGCTTCGCGCCTTCGACGATGGGCGGCAGGTCTTCATCGAGTTCCCGCGCGGGATCGGTCAGGGGGAAATGCCGCCGCTCTTCGTCATCGGACCGGAAGGCGAAGGCCAGCTCGTCAACTACCGTATCGCCCGCAACTACATGATCGTCGATCGGCTTTTCGCCGCCGCCGAACTGCGTCTCGGTGACAGGCAGAAACGTGTGCGGATCGTCCGTACCGACGGGGTGAGCCGCAACGCCCCTACCGCGTCACGTCCTCGCGCCGTGGGGCCGCGCAAATGA
- a CDS encoding Rieske (2Fe-2S) protein, giving the protein MKFPSARPATCRRKERARVFPDFGREVQVWRVDVRICASANACLHLGGPLECKDGAFVCPWQGARFDTTNGQRLDGPAPAGAGTHLMLPPTRIEGEELLYVWGETP; this is encoded by the coding sequence ATGAAATTCCCTTCTGCAAGACCGGCGACGTGCCGCCGGAAGGAGAGGGCGCGGGTCTTCCCGGACTTTGGCCGGGAGGTCCAGGTCTGGCGCGTGGATGTCCGGATCTGCGCATCAGCAAACGCGTGCCTTCACCTCGGGGGACCGCTGGAGTGCAAGGATGGAGCGTTCGTCTGCCCGTGGCAAGGCGCGCGGTTCGACACGACCAATGGACAAAGGCTCGACGGCCCGGCGCCGGCGGGAGCGGGTACCCACCTAATGTTACCGCCAACAAGGATCGAGGGTGAGGAACTGCTGTACGTCTGGGGAGAGACACCATGA
- the trbF gene encoding conjugal transfer protein TrbF, whose amino-acid sequence MFRRPSVRYSKTPEPVTPYQKAAQVWDERIGSARVQARNWRVMAFGSLLLSGGLSAALVWQSTQGTITPYVVEVDRLGAAQAVAPATADFRPTDPQIAYHLSRFIENVRQIPADPIVLRQNWLHAYDFTTDKGALALNDYARVNDPFAKVGDTQISIEVSSVIRASESSFRIAWIERRYANGQLAATERWTAILTIVLQQPRDAERLRKNPLGIFVNAINWSRESAQ is encoded by the coding sequence ATCTTCCGTCGCCCGAGCGTTCGTTATTCCAAGACCCCCGAGCCCGTCACGCCGTATCAGAAGGCCGCACAGGTCTGGGACGAGCGCATCGGGTCCGCCCGCGTGCAAGCCAGAAACTGGCGGGTAATGGCGTTCGGCTCGTTGCTGCTCTCAGGCGGGCTCAGCGCCGCTCTGGTCTGGCAATCCACGCAAGGGACGATCACGCCCTATGTTGTCGAGGTGGACAGGCTTGGCGCGGCGCAAGCGGTGGCGCCCGCCACCGCGGACTTCCGTCCAACCGATCCGCAAATCGCATACCACCTCTCGCGCTTTATCGAGAATGTGCGCCAAATCCCCGCCGATCCCATCGTGCTGCGCCAGAACTGGCTGCACGCGTATGATTTCACGACCGACAAGGGCGCGCTGGCGCTCAATGACTACGCCAGGGTGAACGATCCTTTCGCCAAGGTCGGCGACACGCAGATCTCGATCGAAGTCTCCAGCGTTATCCGCGCCTCCGAGAGCAGCTTCCGCATCGCCTGGATCGAGCGCCGTTACGCCAACGGACAGCTCGCCGCGACCGAACGCTGGACCGCCATTCTCACCATCGTTCTGCAACAGCCGCGCGACGCCGAGCGCCTGCGCAAAAACCCGCTCGGCATCTTCGTCAACGCCATCAACTGGTCCCGGGAGTCCGCCCAATGA
- the trbJ gene encoding P-type conjugative transfer protein TrbJ, which yields MRKKFAALMLTGAIALAPMQPAYALFGVGDVVIDPTNLAQNILTAARTLEMINNQITQLQNEAQMLINQGRNLANLPHSSLARLRSIMQQTEDLLGEAQRVGYVVSEIERVFSEQYGDAAATGDFAAMNANAEARWRTSVAGYEDALKVQAGVVGNIEATRTELSTLVSQSQGAVGALQAAQAGNQLLALQSQQMTDLTAAIAAQNRADALDAARRASAEAQGRENLNRFLDYGSGYTPTAVSMFR from the coding sequence ATGCGTAAGAAATTCGCCGCTCTCATGCTGACCGGAGCCATCGCTTTGGCGCCCATGCAACCGGCCTATGCGCTGTTCGGCGTCGGCGACGTCGTCATCGATCCGACCAACCTTGCGCAGAACATTCTGACCGCCGCGCGCACCCTCGAAATGATCAACAATCAGATCACGCAGCTTCAGAACGAGGCGCAGATGTTGATCAACCAGGGACGCAACCTCGCAAACCTGCCGCACTCATCGCTGGCGCGTCTGCGATCGATCATGCAGCAGACAGAAGATCTGTTGGGCGAAGCGCAGCGCGTTGGATACGTCGTCTCCGAAATCGAACGCGTCTTCTCAGAACAATATGGAGACGCCGCAGCAACCGGCGATTTCGCCGCCATGAACGCCAATGCCGAAGCGCGCTGGCGGACCTCGGTTGCGGGCTATGAAGACGCATTGAAGGTCCAGGCAGGTGTCGTCGGCAACATTGAAGCGACGCGCACGGAACTGAGCACTCTCGTCTCGCAAAGCCAGGGTGCGGTCGGCGCCTTGCAGGCAGCGCAGGCCGGCAATCAACTGCTCGCCTTGCAAAGCCAGCAGATGACGGACCTTACCGCCGCCATCGCCGCGCAGAACCGCGCGGACGCGCTGGACGCGGCTCGGCGAGCCTCCGCTGAAGCGCAGGGGCGCGAGAACCTCAATCGCTTCCTCGACTACGGGTCCGGCTACACGCCAACCGCCGTCAGCATGTTCCGGTAA
- a CDS encoding LysR substrate-binding domain-containing protein, producing the protein MQRLSVLDLKAIETVAETGSFRKSALRLGIGQPAISRRVARVEDRIGVSLFERRRSGARLTLAGRVFVGRARGILNDLSAAWDMARSVGEAKTGELRIGLIASLSRGTLRCVIEEFLLGHPDVHLSFTEAERGELLSLLNHREIDVFIATGTNSLAIGDTMVLDEERTYLAVPSNSHLAVKTQLTWTDVEDETYLVSKREAGQDIHDYIHRRISDLGKPVSLQWHRLGHEGIMTLVGLGLGISLIADHWRGVSYPNVTFVRIGEADERIPFSLVWRPENDNPALRRFLSLARVHAKGAASSLSEVSQNRDPWP; encoded by the coding sequence ATGCAACGCCTCTCTGTTTTGGACCTCAAAGCGATTGAGACCGTCGCGGAAACAGGCAGCTTCCGCAAGTCGGCCCTTCGACTTGGCATTGGTCAACCTGCTATTTCCCGTCGGGTGGCTCGAGTGGAGGACAGGATTGGGGTTTCGCTGTTCGAACGGCGTCGGAGTGGAGCGAGGCTGACCCTTGCGGGACGTGTATTTGTGGGACGAGCGCGTGGCATCTTGAATGACCTGAGTGCAGCATGGGACATGGCGCGCAGTGTGGGGGAAGCCAAAACCGGAGAGTTGCGGATCGGACTAATCGCCTCGTTATCAAGAGGAACTCTTCGATGCGTCATCGAAGAGTTTTTGCTTGGTCACCCGGACGTCCACCTGAGCTTTACTGAGGCAGAGCGCGGCGAACTTCTCAGCTTGCTGAATCATCGTGAGATCGACGTCTTCATCGCCACAGGGACCAATTCTCTAGCAATCGGTGACACGATGGTCCTCGACGAGGAAAGAACTTATCTTGCTGTGCCGTCCAATTCGCATTTGGCCGTGAAGACGCAGCTTACCTGGACCGATGTCGAAGACGAAACTTATCTCGTCAGCAAACGCGAGGCCGGTCAGGACATCCACGACTACATCCACCGCCGAATATCCGATCTTGGCAAACCCGTCAGTTTGCAATGGCACCGGCTCGGACACGAAGGAATCATGACCTTAGTTGGACTTGGGCTCGGTATCAGCCTCATCGCCGATCATTGGCGCGGAGTCTCATATCCGAATGTGACATTTGTTCGGATTGGTGAGGCAGACGAGCGCATACCGTTCTCCTTGGTTTGGCGACCCGAGAATGACAATCCGGCGCTCAGGCGTTTTTTGAGTTTGGCGCGGGTTCATGCGAAGGGGGCTGCCTCCTCTCTTTCCGAAGTTTCGCAAAACCGCGATCCGTGGCCATGA
- a CDS encoding glutathione S-transferase family protein has protein sequence MSLHLISHTLCPYVQRAAISLAEKKVRFERTYIDLANKPDWFLAVSPLGKTPVLLKGEVPIFESAVILEYLEETQPNPLHPHDALERARHRAWMEFGSAVLNDIAGFYSASDEGVFDAKIAVLHEKFRRVEAELEAGPYFAGDRFGLVDVVFGPVFRYFNVFEEIGAFGILTDLPKIDRWRQALCSRDSVEKAVGEDYPSLLRAFLLRRNSYLSSLMRTNEGRHRATAGLESQVKP, from the coding sequence ATGAGCCTGCATTTGATAAGTCACACGCTTTGCCCATACGTTCAGCGCGCGGCGATCTCGCTTGCGGAGAAAAAGGTCAGGTTTGAGCGGACTTACATTGACCTCGCGAACAAGCCTGACTGGTTCCTCGCAGTGTCGCCTTTGGGCAAGACGCCGGTGCTACTGAAGGGCGAGGTCCCGATCTTCGAATCTGCGGTGATCCTCGAATATCTAGAAGAGACACAACCCAATCCGCTCCATCCCCATGACGCCCTCGAACGGGCACGCCACAGGGCTTGGATGGAGTTCGGCTCAGCCGTCCTCAACGACATCGCGGGCTTCTATTCGGCATCCGACGAGGGAGTATTCGACGCGAAAATTGCGGTTCTGCATGAGAAGTTCAGACGGGTGGAAGCAGAACTTGAAGCAGGACCTTACTTTGCCGGCGACAGGTTCGGTCTCGTCGATGTCGTATTCGGCCCGGTCTTCCGGTATTTCAACGTGTTCGAAGAGATTGGCGCCTTCGGCATCCTAACCGACCTTCCCAAGATCGACCGTTGGAGGCAAGCGCTCTGTAGCAGAGATAGCGTTGAGAAGGCCGTTGGCGAAGACTATCCATCTCTGCTGCGCGCATTTCTACTTCGGCGGAACTCATACCTATCTTCGCTCATGCGGACGAATGAAGGTAGACATCGCGCAACTGCCGGGTTGGAGTCCCAAGTTAAGCCATAG
- a CDS encoding DoxX family protein has protein sequence MSQHQLNQTGAFLLRVALGIMFLAHSLLLKLFIFTLAGTAQFFVSIGLPGWLAYVIFATEAVAGVLLVLGVQTRWVALATVPILAGATWAHFGNGWMFGYENGGWEYPAYLTLLAVAQGLLGDGRFALSPSVTPNWIGHTGKGTVES, from the coding sequence ATGTCACAGCACCAACTCAACCAGACCGGCGCTTTCCTGCTCCGCGTGGCGCTCGGGATCATGTTCCTAGCCCACAGCCTGCTCCTGAAGCTCTTCATCTTCACACTGGCCGGCACAGCCCAATTCTTCGTTTCAATTGGGCTGCCCGGCTGGCTCGCTTACGTAATTTTCGCCACAGAGGCGGTTGCCGGCGTCCTTCTGGTCCTCGGTGTACAGACGCGGTGGGTCGCGCTAGCGACCGTGCCCATTCTCGCAGGGGCGACATGGGCTCATTTCGGCAATGGCTGGATGTTTGGGTACGAGAACGGTGGCTGGGAGTATCCGGCCTACCTGACTTTGCTCGCCGTTGCGCAAGGGCTTCTGGGTGACGGCCGGTTCGCGCTCAGTCCCTCTGTCACGCCTAACTGGATTGGACACACCGGGAAAGGAACGGTTGAATCATGA